In Planctomycetia bacterium, the following are encoded in one genomic region:
- a CDS encoding SDR family oxidoreductase yields the protein MLDLADQTEQLAADITVSTGRNALALRYDLTSADELARARDELEGRLGPAAVLINCAQFRGQGFYSSAPQNYPREAWERVLETNLTAVHLACQVFGGRMAERGAGRIVNFSSTYGVVSADPRIYGDSGVNSPIAYGVSKAGVIGLTRYLAVHWAQQGVRVNCLVPGGVYDGQDPEFVANYVARTPLGRMAAAEDYQGPVLFLASSASNYMTGAVLTVDGGWTAW from the coding sequence ATCCTGGATCTCGCCGACCAAACCGAACAACTCGCCGCCGACATCACTGTTTCGACCGGCCGCAATGCCCTCGCCCTGCGTTACGACCTGACCAGCGCCGACGAACTGGCGCGAGCGCGCGACGAATTGGAAGGACGGCTCGGCCCCGCGGCGGTGCTGATCAACTGCGCCCAGTTTCGCGGGCAAGGCTTCTACTCGTCCGCGCCACAGAATTACCCGCGCGAAGCCTGGGAACGCGTGCTGGAAACCAACCTGACCGCCGTGCATCTGGCCTGCCAGGTCTTCGGCGGACGGATGGCGGAGCGTGGCGCGGGGCGAATCGTCAACTTCAGTTCCACGTACGGCGTCGTTTCGGCCGATCCCCGCATCTATGGCGACTCCGGCGTGAATTCGCCGATCGCTTACGGCGTCTCCAAGGCGGGCGTGATCGGACTCACGCGCTACCTGGCTGTGCATTGGGCGCAACAAGGCGTGCGGGTGAACTGCCTCGTTCCCGGCGGCGTATATGATGGCCAGGACCCCGAGTTTGTAGCAAACTACGTGGCGCGCACGCCACTCGGTCGCATGGCAGCGGCCGAAGACTATCAAGGACCGGTGCTATTCCTGGCGTCGAGCGCGTCCAACTACATGACCGGCGCCGTCTTGACCGTCGACGGCGGCTGGACGGCCTGGTAG
- a CDS encoding ABC transporter ATP-binding protein, protein MTSALLACDALTMRFGGLTAVDDFSLAIQPGELLGLIGPNGAGKTTVFNLITGVYRPTAGSIRLENASIIGRRPYRITASGIARTFQNIRLFGDLTVLDNVRLACHFRVEYGLIDSLVRSGRFRDAEAKIAEKSRRLLELLDLADCENHLARSLPYGEQRRLEIARALATEPKLLLLDEPAAGMNPQEKEQLAQLVSRIRGEFKLAILLIEHDMPFVMRLCEQLTVLDYGKIICRGTPAEVRANPDVIRAYLGGGDAGD, encoded by the coding sequence ATGACTTCCGCGCTGCTGGCCTGTGATGCGCTGACGATGCGATTCGGCGGCTTGACCGCGGTTGATGATTTCTCGCTCGCCATCCAGCCCGGCGAGTTGCTGGGATTGATCGGCCCGAATGGCGCGGGCAAAACGACGGTGTTCAATCTGATCACGGGCGTCTATCGTCCCACAGCGGGCTCGATTCGCTTGGAGAATGCCAGCATCATCGGGCGACGGCCCTATCGCATCACCGCGTCGGGCATCGCGCGTACCTTTCAAAACATCCGCTTGTTCGGCGATCTCACGGTGCTGGACAACGTGCGCCTGGCTTGCCACTTTCGCGTCGAGTACGGGTTGATCGATTCCCTTGTGCGTTCCGGACGCTTCCGTGACGCGGAGGCTAAGATCGCGGAGAAGTCGCGGCGGCTGCTGGAATTGCTCGACCTGGCCGACTGTGAGAATCACCTGGCGCGCAGCCTTCCGTATGGCGAACAACGCCGGCTGGAAATTGCCCGCGCGCTGGCGACGGAACCGAAACTGTTGTTGCTCGATGAACCCGCGGCCGGTATGAACCCGCAGGAGAAGGAACAACTCGCTCAACTGGTCTCGCGCATTCGCGGCGAGTTCAAGTTGGCGATCCTGTTAATCGAGCACGACATGCCGTTCGTAATGCGGCTGTGCGAGCAATTGACCGTGCTGGATTACGGAAAAATCATCTGCCGCGGCACCCCGGCGGAAGTTCGCGCCAATCCGGACGTGATTCGCGCTTATCTTGGAGGGGGCGATGCTGGAGATTGA
- a CDS encoding ABC transporter ATP-binding protein translates to MLEIDRLDVYYGNIHALKGVSLRVEEGEIVTMIGANGAGKTTTLRTISALLRPRAGSIRFRGESIEKCPADEIVRRGIGHSPEGRQIFANLTVSENLDMGAYTRRDRDGIRQDREMVFGLFPRLRERLHQRGGTLSGGEQQMLAIGRALMSRPSLLLLDEPSLGIAPLLVEQIFEKIAALNREQGLTILLVEQNAHLALKVAHRAYVLETGHVELEGPAKELANDERVRAHYLGG, encoded by the coding sequence ATGCTGGAGATTGATCGCCTCGACGTCTATTACGGGAACATCCACGCGCTCAAAGGCGTGAGCTTGCGCGTGGAGGAAGGCGAAATCGTCACGATGATCGGGGCAAACGGCGCCGGCAAGACGACGACGTTACGCACGATCTCCGCGCTGCTGCGGCCGCGCGCTGGGAGCATCCGCTTTCGTGGCGAATCGATCGAGAAATGCCCGGCGGATGAAATTGTCCGGCGCGGCATCGGGCATTCGCCGGAAGGGCGGCAGATTTTCGCGAATTTGACCGTCTCGGAAAACCTCGACATGGGCGCGTACACGCGCCGCGATCGGGACGGCATTCGGCAGGATCGGGAGATGGTGTTCGGCCTCTTTCCGCGGCTGCGCGAGCGCCTGCATCAGCGCGGCGGCACGCTTTCTGGCGGTGAACAGCAGATGCTGGCGATCGGCCGGGCGCTGATGTCGCGGCCGAGTTTGCTGTTGCTCGACGAGCCGTCGCTGGGGATTGCGCCGCTCTTGGTCGAGCAAATCTTCGAGAAGATCGCCGCCTTGAATCGTGAACAGGGGCTGACGATTCTCCTCGTCGAGCAGAACGCGCATCTGGCGCTCAAGGTAGCGCACCGCGCCTACGTGCTGGAAACCGGCCACGTGGAACTCGAAGGTCCGGCGAAGGAACTGGCGAACGATGAGCGCGTCCGGGCTCATTACCTCGGCGGCTGA